The following proteins are encoded in a genomic region of Nomascus leucogenys isolate Asia chromosome 17, Asia_NLE_v1, whole genome shotgun sequence:
- the IZUMO4 gene encoding izumo sperm-egg fusion protein 4 isoform X2: MALLLCLVGLTAALAHGCLHCHSNFSEKFSFYRNHVNFKSWWVGDIPVSGVLLTDWSDDTMKELHLAIPAEITREKLDQVATAVYQMMDQLYQGKMYFPGYFPNELRNIFREQVHLIQNAIIESIFQYETISCNNCTDSHVACFGYNCESSEQWESAVQGLLNYIHNWHKQDTSMRATPAFLVSPALRCLEPPHLANLTLEDAAECLKQH; this comes from the exons ATGGCCCTGCTGCTGTGCCTGGTGGGACTGACGGCGGCGCTGGCCCACGGCTGTCTGCACTGCCACAGCAACTTCTCCGAGAAGTTCTCCTTCTACCGCAACCATGTGAACTTCAAGTCCTGGTGGGTGGGCGACATCCCAGTGTCAGGGGTGCTGCTCACCGACTGGAGCGACGACACGATGAAGGAGCTGCACCTGGCCATCCCCGCCGAGATCA CCCGGGAGAAGCTGGACCAAGTGGCGACAGCAGTGTACCAGATGATGGATCAGCTGTACCAGGGGAAGATGTACTTCCCGG GGTATTTCCCCAACGAACTGCGAAACATCTTCCGCGAGCAGGTGCACCTCATCCAGAACGCCATCATCGAAA GCATCTTCCAGTACGAGACCATCTCCTGCAACAACTGCACAGACTCACATGTCGCCTGCTTTGGCTATAACTGCGA GTCCTCGGAGCAGTGGGAGTCAGCTGTCCAGGGCCTCCTGAACTACAT ACATAACTGGCACAA ACAGGACACGAGCATGAG AGCCACCCCAGCCTT CCTGGTATCGCCGGCCTTAAGGTGTttggagcccccacacctggccaaccTGACTTTGGAAGATGCTGCCGAGTGTCTCAAGCAGCACTGA
- the IZUMO4 gene encoding izumo sperm-egg fusion protein 4 isoform X3 has protein sequence MALLLCLVGLTAALAHGCLHCHSNFSEKFSFYRNHVNFKSWWVGDIPVSGVLLTDWSDDTMKELHLAIPAEITREKLDQVATAVYQMMDQLYQGKMYFPGYFPNELRNIFREQVHLIQNAIIESRIDCQHHCGIFQYETISCNNCTDSHVACFGYNCESSEQWESAVQGLLNYIHNWHNLVSPALRCLEPPHLANLTLEDAAECLKQH, from the exons ATGGCCCTGCTGCTGTGCCTGGTGGGACTGACGGCGGCGCTGGCCCACGGCTGTCTGCACTGCCACAGCAACTTCTCCGAGAAGTTCTCCTTCTACCGCAACCATGTGAACTTCAAGTCCTGGTGGGTGGGCGACATCCCAGTGTCAGGGGTGCTGCTCACCGACTGGAGCGACGACACGATGAAGGAGCTGCACCTGGCCATCCCCGCCGAGATCA CCCGGGAGAAGCTGGACCAAGTGGCGACAGCAGTGTACCAGATGATGGATCAGCTGTACCAGGGGAAGATGTACTTCCCGG GGTATTTCCCCAACGAACTGCGAAACATCTTCCGCGAGCAGGTGCACCTCATCCAGAACGCCATCATCGAAA GCCGCATCGACTGTCAGCACCACTGTG GCATCTTCCAGTACGAGACCATCTCCTGCAACAACTGCACAGACTCACATGTCGCCTGCTTTGGCTATAACTGCGA GTCCTCGGAGCAGTGGGAGTCAGCTGTCCAGGGCCTCCTGAACTACAT ACATAACTGGCACAA CCTGGTATCGCCGGCCTTAAGGTGTttggagcccccacacctggccaaccTGACTTTGGAAGATGCTGCCGAGTGTCTCAAGCAGCACTGA
- the IZUMO4 gene encoding izumo sperm-egg fusion protein 4 isoform X4 yields the protein MALLLCLVGLTAALAHGCLHCHSNFSEKFSFYRNHVNFKSWWVGDIPVSGVLLTDWSDDTMKELHLAIPAEITREKLDQVATAVYQMMDQLYQGKMYFPGYFPNELRNIFREQVHLIQNAIIESRIDCQHHCGIFQYETISCNNCTDSHVACFGYNCESSEQWESAVQGLLNYIHNWHKQDTSMRATPAFLVSPALRCLEPPHLANLTLEDAAECLKQH from the exons ATGGCCCTGCTGCTGTGCCTGGTGGGACTGACGGCGGCGCTGGCCCACGGCTGTCTGCACTGCCACAGCAACTTCTCCGAGAAGTTCTCCTTCTACCGCAACCATGTGAACTTCAAGTCCTGGTGGGTGGGCGACATCCCAGTGTCAGGGGTGCTGCTCACCGACTGGAGCGACGACACGATGAAGGAGCTGCACCTGGCCATCCCCGCCGAGATCA CCCGGGAGAAGCTGGACCAAGTGGCGACAGCAGTGTACCAGATGATGGATCAGCTGTACCAGGGGAAGATGTACTTCCCGG GGTATTTCCCCAACGAACTGCGAAACATCTTCCGCGAGCAGGTGCACCTCATCCAGAACGCCATCATCGAAA GCCGCATCGACTGTCAGCACCACTGTG GCATCTTCCAGTACGAGACCATCTCCTGCAACAACTGCACAGACTCACATGTCGCCTGCTTTGGCTATAACTGCGA GTCCTCGGAGCAGTGGGAGTCAGCTGTCCAGGGCCTCCTGAACTACAT ACATAACTGGCACAA ACAGGACACGAGCATGAG AGCCACCCCAGCCTT CCTGGTATCGCCGGCCTTAAGGTGTttggagcccccacacctggccaaccTGACTTTGGAAGATGCTGCCGAGTGTCTCAAGCAGCACTGA
- the IZUMO4 gene encoding izumo sperm-egg fusion protein 4 isoform X1, with the protein MALLLCLVGLTAALAHGCLHCHSNFSEKFSFYRNHVNFKSWWVGDIPVSGVLLTDWSDDTMKELHLAIPAEITREKLDQVATAVYQMMDQLYQGKMYFPGYFPNELRNIFREQVHLIQNAIIESRIDCQHHCGIFQYETISCNNCTDSHVACFGYNCESSEQWESAVQGLLNYIHNWHKQDTSMSLVSPALRCLEPPHLANLTLEDAAECLKQH; encoded by the exons ATGGCCCTGCTGCTGTGCCTGGTGGGACTGACGGCGGCGCTGGCCCACGGCTGTCTGCACTGCCACAGCAACTTCTCCGAGAAGTTCTCCTTCTACCGCAACCATGTGAACTTCAAGTCCTGGTGGGTGGGCGACATCCCAGTGTCAGGGGTGCTGCTCACCGACTGGAGCGACGACACGATGAAGGAGCTGCACCTGGCCATCCCCGCCGAGATCA CCCGGGAGAAGCTGGACCAAGTGGCGACAGCAGTGTACCAGATGATGGATCAGCTGTACCAGGGGAAGATGTACTTCCCGG GGTATTTCCCCAACGAACTGCGAAACATCTTCCGCGAGCAGGTGCACCTCATCCAGAACGCCATCATCGAAA GCCGCATCGACTGTCAGCACCACTGTG GCATCTTCCAGTACGAGACCATCTCCTGCAACAACTGCACAGACTCACATGTCGCCTGCTTTGGCTATAACTGCGA GTCCTCGGAGCAGTGGGAGTCAGCTGTCCAGGGCCTCCTGAACTACAT ACATAACTGGCACAA ACAGGACACGAGCATGAG CCTGGTATCGCCGGCCTTAAGGTGTttggagcccccacacctggccaaccTGACTTTGGAAGATGCTGCCGAGTGTCTCAAGCAGCACTGA
- the IZUMO4 gene encoding izumo sperm-egg fusion protein 4 isoform X5, translating into MALLLCLVGLTAALAHGCLHCHSNFSEKFSFYRNHVNFKSWWVGDIPVSGVLLTDWSDDTMKELHLAIPAEITREKLDQVATAVYQMMDQLYQGKMYFPGYFPNELRNIFREQVHLIQNAIIESRIDCQHHCGIFQYETISCNNCTDSHVACFGYNCESSEQWESAVQGLLNYIHNWHKQDTSMRPRSSSFSWPGTHRATPAFLVSPALRCLEPPHLANLTLEDAAECLKQH; encoded by the exons ATGGCCCTGCTGCTGTGCCTGGTGGGACTGACGGCGGCGCTGGCCCACGGCTGTCTGCACTGCCACAGCAACTTCTCCGAGAAGTTCTCCTTCTACCGCAACCATGTGAACTTCAAGTCCTGGTGGGTGGGCGACATCCCAGTGTCAGGGGTGCTGCTCACCGACTGGAGCGACGACACGATGAAGGAGCTGCACCTGGCCATCCCCGCCGAGATCA CCCGGGAGAAGCTGGACCAAGTGGCGACAGCAGTGTACCAGATGATGGATCAGCTGTACCAGGGGAAGATGTACTTCCCGG GGTATTTCCCCAACGAACTGCGAAACATCTTCCGCGAGCAGGTGCACCTCATCCAGAACGCCATCATCGAAA GCCGCATCGACTGTCAGCACCACTGTG GCATCTTCCAGTACGAGACCATCTCCTGCAACAACTGCACAGACTCACATGTCGCCTGCTTTGGCTATAACTGCGA GTCCTCGGAGCAGTGGGAGTCAGCTGTCCAGGGCCTCCTGAACTACAT ACATAACTGGCACAA ACAGGACACGAGCATGAG ACCacgctcctcctccttctcctggcCTGGGACACACAGAGCCACCCCAGCCTT CCTGGTATCGCCGGCCTTAAGGTGTttggagcccccacacctggccaaccTGACTTTGGAAGATGCTGCCGAGTGTCTCAAGCAGCACTGA